The following proteins are encoded in a genomic region of Drosophila willistoni isolate 14030-0811.24 chromosome 3R, UCI_dwil_1.1, whole genome shotgun sequence:
- the LOC6650564 gene encoding wiskott-Aldrich syndrome protein homolog 1: MSAYQVLLLLLLVAFALARAQCPVNTIYINSQCVPSSCNPPSILQNGICVHPNGSQCGNGQVYVNGGCSNIIINVYPGSGGGQSGIGWVPPSGQGQNPCPNQPVGPFPYPPNAVQPTPNNPLTPNGPTSPVQPNPCPNSPVTQIPPTLPYPYPNNPVTQVPPTSPIQPNPCPNSPVTQIPPTLPYPNPNNPVTQFPPTYPVQPNPCPNSPVTQIPPTSPYPYPNSPVTQFPPTYPAQPNPCPNSPVTQIPPTLPYPYPNNPVTSIPPNFPVQPNPCPNSPVTQIPPILPIQPNPCPNDPVTQIPPISPNPCPNDPVTQIPPTVPVQTTSPTIEPVQTTPSAPVGPTTAESVPEVTSPESKEPPATTPPPAPLIRCPEGTIQLNGKCRLVYCSSGTYSNGGCVQISCRPGTIWTGQKCERPKPIELGPIHLEKTIINPKTDAGANVVIHNVNNLVVNASIALTPGAAVDSEEYEDDEDEVESSSPAPGTGTTKCCNVIAPRICRSQVENVNWKCFSRTQQQCGDFCSASKVVLKPSNVTTWYDGDDEMLIMPPNWQQPPHPTTERRDCSGCATGLVATCSSYCYAYRCSSHNCAFYDQEQFCQQYAGKVGCRTEDGWFK, encoded by the exons ATGTCCGCCTATCaagttctgctgctgctgctgctggtggccTTCGCCTTGGCCAGAGCTCAATGTCCAGTGAATACAATCTACATAAATTCTCAATGTGTGCCATCATCCTGTAATCCCCCCAGTATCCTGCAAAATGGAATTTGTGTCCATCCAAATGGCTCGCAGTGCGGAAATG GTCAAGTTTATGTGAATGGAGGCTGCTCCAACATAATTATCAACGTCTATCCCGGCTCTGGCGGTGGACAATCAGGCATTGGTTGGGTACCACCCTCTGGACAGGGCCAAAATCCTTGTCCTAATCAACCTGTTGGACCCTTTCCTTATCCTCCTAATGCTGTTCAACCGACTCCAAACAATCCTTTAACACCAAATGGTCCCACTTCTCCTGTTCAACCGAATCCTTGTCCAAATAGTCCCGTAACACAGATTCCTCCTACCTTACCCTATCCCTATCCAAATAATCCCGTAACTCAGGTACCTCCCACTTCACCTATTCAACCGAATCCTTGTCCAAACAGTCCCGTAACTCAGATTCCTCCCACTTTACCTTATCCTAATCCAAATAATCCTGTTACTCAGTTTCCTCCCACTTACCCTGTTCAACCGAATCCTTGTCCGAACAGTCCTGTAACTCAAATCCCTCCCACTTCACCCTATCCCTATCCAAATAGTCCTGTTACTCAGTTTCCTCCCACTTACCCTGCTCAACCAAATCCATGTCCAAATAGTCCCGTAACACAGATTCCTCCTACCTTACCCTATCCGTATCCTAATAATCCCGTAACTTCGATTCCTCCCAATTTCCCTGTTCAACCAAATCCTTGTCCAAATAGTCCCGTAACTCAGATTCCTCCAATTTTACCTATTCAACCAAATCCTTGTCCAAATGATCCCGTAACTCAGATACCTCCCATTTCACCCAATCCTTGTCCAAATGATCCAGTAACTCAGATTCCTCCCACTGTACCTGTTCAAACTACTTCTCCCACGATTGAGCCAGTTCAAACGACTCCCTCAGCACCCGTCGGTCCTACAACCGCTGAAAGTGTTCCAGAAGTAACATCTCCCGAATCTAAGGAACCTCCAGCAACTACACCTCCACCGGCGCCACTTATTCGTTGTCCCGAGGGCACAATTCAACTGAATGGCAAATGTCGCCTGGTTTACTGTAGTTCCGGGACTTATTCAAATGGAGGCTGTGTCCAGATCAGTTGCCGACCAGGCACCATCTGGACTGGCCAAAAATGTGAGAGACCCAAACCCATTGAGCTAGGACCTATCCATCTGGAGAAGACAATCATTAATCCAAAAACAGATGCGGGAGCTAATGTAGTTATTCACAATGTCAACAATTTAGTGGTAAATGCCTCAATTGCTCTGACACCTGGAGCAGCCGTCGATTCCGAGGAATACGAAGATGATGAGGATGAAGTCGAAAGCTCAAGCCCTGCTCCAGGAACAGGCACCACAAAATGTTGTAATGTAATTGCTCCCCGCATCTGTCGGAGTCAAGTGGAGAATGTCAATTGGAAATGTTTCAGTCGCACTCAACAACAATGCGGAGACTTTTGCAGTGCCTCGAAAGTTGTCCTAAAACCATCCAATGTGACCACATGGTACGATGGTGACGATGAAATGCTGATAATGCCACCAAACTGGCAGCAACCGCCCCATCCAACCACAG AACGTCGCGATTGTAGCGGTTGCGCCACGGGTTTGGTGGCCACCTGTTCCAGCTATTGCTATGCCTATCGATGCAGTAGCCATAATTGTGCCTTCTATGATCAGGAGCAATTTTGTCAACAGTATGCCGGTAAAGTGGGATGTCGGACCGAGGATGGTTGGTTTAAATAA
- the LOC6650697 gene encoding integumentary mucin C.1, translating to MFGQHFSWLCLICAILGSLRLAEGYQIETTGPLGTCPEGHEYVNGLCFTINRCPDEYYLKSDGLCYRKEPLPCPFESTTEEVITTTTEEPATTTEEPTTTTTTEEPTTTTTTEEPSTTTTTEEPTTTTTTEEPTTTTTTEEPTTTTTTEEPTTTVPPIVDPPPDEQVRCPPGSIFFNEQCRKIVCTEGEYYAGRCLSPACPTGTVWHGKRCQPPGYITTILEIDNVIHNSHEYTVVTENVNKIEHNILAPSQTETLPPSPITETTTRGGSWYLPPISTTEPTITTSSTTEAYPDSVPPSGCCLVKSPRICRNYAPNWVCSSRDLKLCDPKVCTRPIIYLKPPHIVESDDPPFLIMPPNPPQLVCSTPECKEGDMLNCSGCKYNRRETCSAGCYNYFCPAGICEFMNSEEFCALYPGGFGCNKRDGCIWNWCTEKCH from the exons ATGTTTGGCCAACATTTCAGTTGGTTATGCTTGATTTGCGCAATTTTGGGAAGCCTACGTTTGGCGGAAGGTTATCAGATAGAAACCACGGGTCCG TTGGGAACATGTCCCGAGGGTCATGAATATGTGAATGGCTTGTGCTTCACAATAAACAGATGCCCCGATG AATATTATCTTAAGTCGGATGGATTGTGTTATCGAAAGGAACCACTGCCATGTCCGTTTGAAAGCACAACTGAAGAAGttattacaacaacaacagaggaGCCTGCAACAACCACAGAGGAACccactacaacaacaaccactgaGGAACCCACAACTACAACAACCACTGAAGAGCCATCAACTACAACAACCACAGAGGAACccactacaacaacaactactgaAGAgccaacaactacaacaaccaCAGAGGAACccactacaacaacaaccacagagGAACccactacaac AGTACCACCCATTGTCGACCCGCCACCCGATGAACAAGTCCGATGTCCTCCAGGCTCAATTTTCTTCAACGAACAATGCCGAAAAATAGTCTGTACCGAAGGAGAATACTACGCCGGTCGCTGTCTATCACCCGCCTGTCCCACTGGAACTGTTTGGCATGGAAAACGTTGCCAGCCTCCCGGTTATATAACAACAATATTGGAGATCGACAATGTTATTCACAATAGTCATGAATATACGGTTGTCACAGAGAATGTCAATAAGATAGAGCACAATATTCTGGCCCCAAGCCAGACAGAAACATTGCCCCCATCTCCGATTACAGAAACCACAACACGAGGGGGATCCTGGTACTTGCCTCCTATTTCAACTACTGAGCCGACGATCACCACTTCATCGACCACAGAAGCTTATCCCGATTCAGTGCCTCCATCTGGTTGTTGTTTGGTCAAGTCGCCGAGAATCTGTCGGAATTATGCCCCCAATTGGGTGTGTTCCAGTCGTGACTTGAAGTTGTGCGATCCAAAGGTCTGTACACGGCCCATTATCTATCTGAAGCCTCCGCATATAGTCGAAAGTGACGATCCACCATTTCTGATAATGCCTCCAAATCCTCCACAATTGGTTTGCTCCACACCCGAGTGCAAGGAGGGCG aTATGTTGAATTGCTCTGGCTGTAAATACAATCGACGGGAGACTTGTTCAGCTGGTTGCTACAATTATTTCTGTCCCGCTGGCATTTGTGAATTCATGAACTCGGAAGAGTTTTGTGCTCTATATCCAGGTGGATTTGGCTGCAACAAACGCGATGGTTGCATCTGGAATTGGTGTACCGAAAAATGTCATTGA
- the LOC6650699 gene encoding uncharacterized protein LOC6650699, translating into MLLPSGRSNSDVYPLQNATNNTTTGTGAGGGAVGGGGIVSKPLLLTRTSSPQLTTLPKSNGSITHHAPQSTPTQSSFASGAVSAVAVSQEVTGCQLDSGTKATTATATVTTTATATPTSIAVATTTSEATVNTGIYGPLLGHSHPQHGMPGNWGEIDRHLAIIQEKLKAGWTAHAGKEGRLYYCNHIAQTSGWLPSCEDWSKHEELSYGWERAIDSKGLSYYINHINKTTTYEAPECIRWDEHPPEPRQVQLQRNASLGFGFVAGSERPVIVRFVTEGGPSIGKLQPGDQILAVNGEDVKDAPRDHVIQLVRACETQVNLLVCQPMAHCVLPGRKSTLLSAGKRAKLKTRPSRVRFAESVCVNGAPLFPPSAFSLGDICVPPMANVLKVFLENGQTKSFKYDATTTVQDVVSSLLDKLCLCCGELFSLVLEHVKSLKRNKLTLLDPQESLARIAARPGAHKLRCLFRITFVPISAAELAQRDLQALDYLYMQCCNDVSQERFAPELQPELALRLAALHMHQHALANNFSPAKLTVKLVEREFGLERFVPVTLCEGMKRKELRRLISHFLKLNAEMTGSSSKVLTQLQAKLHYLDIIASLPSYGAKCFSTNQREGVERVLLVSPRFGLSQISSARNSVPQPISAIEDFTHVVVHREDDVTCSVSIFMLGDRAVKFIMEDRDACEFSLVLSGYYRLLTGNMLNVLRDREHDLAGDDTDSAPAFLSQHTVLPAGWSYLLPFHTRAHSINFLMTPPYHPMPQKAILSQQQQATGASLPYGMDLDLHSVMATELLEEAAKDSGLSDSSGSNYCEGRSTQHHQLAVEAKNEQVLRRVQELQQLVQTSEQYLSEQEQGQGQAIAMLEFDSDCDSLNSSKVSSTEDSNVNSLALGPPNPLKHSDSLTLLAETINHDLSGIAQGLNAIPETQPISSSAPATPATPKRKPSLCSTSSPRPQRKLNGFSQLLSDLQALGNDFSQSESDSESVASPAQSPTARRPQIMLLQSGGGAPVKQPLSQRSSFGLHSPDGNHFGAAGALANETKDYNLREYLQQLKEISNATSADTDVAARQLSEIYGFEVREDTFIETDTDLIDLRAIPPPQTPDELDSLSLMNAAPPKGFEGKAEELDQFLQKIMVAPPTQKATPAKELTPEEIMSFIIPPPPNLENQQEQQQQPLEEPECLYSNSVQAKREFFQTLNTNGTGNGIANFRTKEPEPSHVIEYATVERKSKFSCCPTSKKDETTLELQPPPRTPTSGDISPPPARPPKSAELMQRYSPKKQVRITTPTTATAAAGGGGGLVVGSGVIVAGVPPQLPPRDAVTVPVPVTVSAPKKPPLPPIASRPRPVPVSVPVNGTPAVYTPPPIPATARLPASQQTNHQLHHHYLHQQQLQQPVIPKKPPQLPLQQQQQQPQPQPIYGEKLFIKNGHLIDGDALLAKTDIAMAGLLIKLDQVAAQCSAAQSAGGGSSIDEEKFQRARNELTEQTLALVTASKFLVASMSDMTLITLPDHLTSCLTAIRRITELAQDMTRHTSAPLQTRNIVLKVHDVASSFRELVGVPIGPIGAGQLALQAECLANVLATLLRSLRVFSP; encoded by the exons ATGTTACTGCCTTCGGGGCGATCGAATAGTGATGTATATCCGCTACAAAATGCCACCAACAATACAACAACAGGAAcaggagcaggaggaggagcagtGGGCGGAGGAGGCATAGTGTCCAAGCCTTTGCTACTGACAAGAACATCATCACCACAATTGACAACGCTGCCCAAATCTAATGGCTCCATTACCCATCATGCCCCACAATCCACGCCCACACAATCCTCCTTTGCGTCTGGCGCCGTTTCAGCCGTTGCTGTAAGCCAAGAAGTTACCGGATGTCAGTTGGACTCCGGAACAAAGGcgacaacagcaacggcaacggtaacgacaacagcaacagcaacgccAACATCAATAGCAGTAGCAACAACCACATCGGAGGCAACTGTCAACACGGGTATATATGGGCCACTTTTGGGTCACAGTCATCCTCAGCATGGCATGCCCGGAAATTGGGGCGAAATTGATCGACATTTGGCCATAATACAAGAGAAACTCAAGGCTGGCTGGACAGCGCATGCTGGCAAGGAGGGTCGACTATATTACTGCAA CCATATAGCTCAAACATCAGGATGGCTTCCTTCGTGTGAGGATTGGAGCAAGCATGAAGAGCTGTCCTATGGTTGGGAACGTGCCATAGACTCTAAGGGTCTATCCTACTACATCAA CCATATAAACAAGACCACCACGTATGAGGCACCTGAATGTATACGCTGGGATGAGCATCCACCAGAGCCACGTCAGGTTCAATTGCAACGCAATGCAAGTCTGGGTTTTGGTTTCGTGGCCGGCAGTGAGAGACCCGTGATTGTTCGCTTTGTGACCGAAGGTGGTCCCAGCATTGGCAAGCTCCAGCCTGGGGATCAAATCTTGGCTGTCAATGGAGAGGATGTGAAGGATGCTCCGCGAGATCATGTAATACAGCTGGTGCGGGCTTGTGAAACGCAAGTCAATCTACTCGTTTGCCAGCCCATGGCCCATTGTGTTCTACCGGGTCGTAAGTCGACACTTCTGTCCGCGGGCAAGCGAGCCAAACTAAAAACAAGGCCAAGTCGTGTCCGATTCGCCGAGAGTGTGTGCGTCAATGGAGCTCCATTGTTTCCGCCATCGGCATTCTCCCTGGGCGATATTTGTGTGCCGCCTATGGCAAATGTGCTCAAGGTTTTTCTAGAGAATGGACAAACCAAATCATTTAAATATGATGCCACCACCACTGTGCAGGATGTGGTCAGTTCCCTGTTGGATAAACTTTGCCTCTGCTGTGGTGAACTCTTTAGTCTGGTCCTAGAACATGTCAAGAGTCTAAAGCGCAACAAGTTAACTCTCCTTGATCCCCAGGAGTCGCTAGCCAGG aTTGCCGCACGTCCTGGGGCCCATAAACTGCGCTGTCTGTTTCGGATTACTTTTGTGCCCATTTCGGCTGCCGAACTGGCTCAAAGGGATCTGCAGGCGTTGgattatttatatatgcagTGCTGCAATGATGTGAGCCAGGAACGTTTTGCTCCTGAATTGCAACCGGAATTAGCTCTTCGTTTGGCCGCCCTGCACATGCATCAACATGCTCTGGCCAACAATTTCTCGCCCGCCAAGCTAACCGTCAAACTAGTCGA ACGCGAGTTCGGCCTAGAACGTTTTGTTCCCGTCACCCTGTGTGAGGGTATGAAACGAAAGGAACTACGACGTCTAATATCACATTTTCTTAAGTTGAATGCAGAGATGACAGGATCTTCCAGCAAGGTTCTTACCCAGCTACAG GCCAAACTCCATTATTTAGATATAATTGCTAGTTTACCCAGCTATGGAGCCAAATGCTTTAGCACAAACCAAAGAGAAGGCGTTGAGCGTGTCCTGCTTGTGAGTCCGCGCTTTGGCCTAAGTCAAATATCCAGTGCCCGTAATTCTGTG CCCCAACCCATCTCAGCGATTGAGGACTTTACCCATGTTGTGGTACATCGTGAGGACGATGTCACTTGCAGTGTATCCATCTTTATGTTGGGAGATCGTGCTGTCAAATTTATCATGGAGGATCGGGATGCCTGTGAATTTAGTCTAGTGTTGAGTGGTTACTATCGTCTGCTAACGGGCAACATGTTAAATGTGCTGCGAGATCGGGAACATGATTTGGCTGGCGATGATACGGATAGTGCACCAGCTTTTCTCTCTCAGCACACAGTTCTACCAGCGGGTTGGAGTTATTTGCTTCCCTTCCACACACGTGCCCATAGCATTAATTTCTTAATGACGCCACCGTATCACCCGATGCCCCAGAAAGCAATTCTatcccaacaacaacaggcgACTGGCGCCTCTCTGCCCTATGGCATGGATCTGGACTTGCACAGTGTTATGGCTACCGAACTGCTTGAGGAGGCAGCTAAGGATTCCGGCTTGAGTGACAGCAGTGGCAGTAATTACTGTGAAGGACGCAGCACTCAACATCATCAGTTGGCAGTGGAGGCCAAGAATGAGCAGGTCCTGCGGCGAGTACAAGAATTGCAGCAACTAGTCCAAACCTCTGAACAATATCTCAGTGAACAGGAGCAGGGCCAGGGACAGGCCATAGCCATGCTGGAGTTTGACAGCGATTGCGATAGTCTGAACAGCAGTAAGGTCTCTTCCACCGAAGACTCGAATGTCAACAGCCTGGCCCTGGGTCCACCAAATCCTCTCAAGCATAGCGATTCATTGACTTTGCTAGCGGAAACTATTAATCATGACCTGAGTGGCATAGCTCAGGGTCTAAATGCGATACCAGAAACACAACCGATTTCCTCATCCGCTCCGGCCACCCCAGCTACGCCCAAGAGAAAGCCTAGTCTGTGCAGCACATCCAGCCCGAGACCGCAAAGGAAATTGAATGGTTTTAGTCAACTCTTGAGTGATTTGCAGGCCTTGGGCAATGATTTCTCTCAGAGCGAAAGTGACTCGGAGTCGGTGGCATCGCCTGCTCAATCACCTACAGCCAGGAGACCACAAATTATGCTACTTCAGAGTGGTGGTGGTGCGCCGGTGAAGCAACCACTATCCCAGCGTAGCAGTTTCGGTTTGCACAGTCCGGATGGCAATCATTTTGGTGCCGCCGGTGCCTTGGCGAACGAAACAAAGGATTACAATCTAAGGGAATATCTGCAGCAGCTGAAGGAAATCAGCAATGCCACTTCCGCTGATACTGATGTAGCTGCTCGCCAGCTGTCCGAAATCTATGGCTTTGAAGTGCGAGAGGATACATTCATTGAGACCGATACGGATCTCATAGATCTACGTGCCATTCCACCACCACAAACTCCCGATGAACTGGACTCGCTGTCACTGATGAATGCCGCTCCACCCAAAGGTTTTGAAGGCAAGGCCGAAGAGTTGGATCAATTCCTGCAGAAAATCATGGTGGCTCCACCTACACAGAAAGCAACTCCCGCCAAGGAACTAACGCCTGAAGAGATAATGTCATTTATAATTCCACCACCTCCAAATCTAGAGAATCAAcaggaacagcagcagcagcctttAGAAGAACCTGAATGTCTCTATAGCAATTCTGTGCAAGCCAAGCGTGAGTTCTTTCAAACTTTAAACACAAATGGCACTGGCAATGGCATTGCCAACTTTAGGACCAAAGAACCGGAGCCATCGCATGTCATAGAGTATGCCACAGTGGAGAGAAAGAGTAAATTCAGCTGTTGTCCCACCTCAAAGAAGGATGAAACTACCTTGGAATTGCAGCCACCGCCACGTACACCGACAAGTGGGGATATATCACCACCGCCGGCTCGTCCACCCAAAAGTGCCGAGCTTATGCAACGCTATTCGCCCAAAAAGCAAGTGAGGATCACCACACCCACGAcggcaacagcagcggcaggaggaggaggaggattGGTTGTGGGATCAGGTGTTATTGTGGCCGGTGTACCACCACAATTACCACCACGCGATGCAGTTACAGTTCCAGTTCCAGTGACGGTGAGTGCTCCAAAGAAACCCCCGTTGCCGCCCATTGCCAGTCGCCCACGTCCAGTACCAGTCTCAGTTCCAGTCAATGGCACGCCCGCGGTCTATACACCACCGCCCATACCGGCCACTGCACGTCTGCCCGCCTCCCAGCAAACCAATCACCAACTCCACCACCATTACCTtcaccaacaacaactacaacaaccaGTGATACCAAAGAAGCCCCCACAACTgccgctgcagcagcagcaacagcagccgcagccgcaGCCAATCTATGGCGAGAAGCTCTTTATCAAGAATGGGCATTTGATTGATGGCGATGCACTGCTGGCCAAGACCGACATAGCCATGGCTGGACTTTTGATTAAGCTTGACCAAGTAGCTGCTCAATGCTCAGCTGCCCAGTCAGCGGGTGGCGGTTCTAGCATCGATGAAGAGAAGTTCCAAAGAGCGCGCAATGAACTGACCGAACAGACATTGGCTTTGGTGACAGCCAGCAAATTCCTGGTGGCCTCTATGTCAGATATGACGCTGATTACCCTGCCCGATCACCTGACCTCCTGTCTTACGGCTATAAGACGGATAACCGAATTGGCCCAAGACATGACCAGGCATACATCGGCACCGCTGCAGACTCGGAACATTGTACTCAAGGTGCACGATGTGGCCAGCAGTTTTCGTGAACTTGTTGGAGTGCCGATTGGCCCGATCGGTGCCGGACAATTGGCCCTGCAGGCCGAGTGTCTGGCCAATGTTTTGGCCACCCTTTTACGAAGTTTAAGGGTCTTTTCGCCATAG
- the LOC6650700 gene encoding protein HGH1 homolog: MDSVKELIQFMQPKQRLDLKAVALTHVLGLTGSSDGKAAILSLDDMLMAIFGLTFDENQTVAKDAVLTLINLTAEEEGALKIFALAKQIQPTFAIVDIASKQICDEQAGLADAWSMVLSNLTRCESLVPEILNQLEATLPQLAKAFAKLDYNKKNCKLHYLAPIFCNLTQVSRGRELCCHARYQLLEKLLPFASFEENVVRRGGTIGILKNVCFDSVYHDIILNEGDNILVAILQPLCGPEEFNDEDNDKLPIELQYLPETKTRETDPDLRKMLLECLLQLCATRRTREILRAKGVYEILREYHKWEAKLGRDSECLLACENVVDILIKKEDEIGLDNYKTIEVSAEQSEKFVQEDAAYVKSLLD; this comes from the exons atggACAGTGTAAAGGAACTAATACAGTTTATGCAGCCTAAACAACGTCTGGACCTCAAGGCAGTGGCCTTAACACATGTTTTGG GACTTACTGGAAGCTCAGACGGCAAGGCGGCTATTCTCTCACTGGACGACATGCTGATGGCCATATTCGGTCTCACTTTTGACGAGAATCAGACGGTGGCCAAGGATGCTGTGCTCACCCTGATCAATTTAACAGCCGAGGAAGAAGGAGCTCTCAAAATCTTTGCATTGGCTAAACAGATACAACCT ACCTTTGCCATTGTGGACATAGCTTCGAAACAAATATGCGATGAACAGGCCGGCCTCGCCGATGCTTGGAGTATGGTGCTCAGTAATTTGACTCGTTGTGAATCTTTGGTCCCTGAAATTCTTAATCAACTGGAGGCGACTCTACCTCAATTGGCCAAAGCCTTTGCCAAATTGGATTATAACAAAAAGAATTGTAAATTGCATTATCTGGCGCCAATATTCTGTAATCTCACGCAGGTCTCGCGAGGACGAGAACTGTGTTGCCATGCTCGATATCAGCTGCTAGAAAAACTCCTGCCATTTGCCTCCTTTGAGGAGAATGTAGTACGCCGTGGCGGCACTATTGGCATCTTAAAAAATGTCTGCTTCGATTCGGTATATCATGATATAATACTAAATGAAGGAGATAATATATTAGTGGCCATACTGCAACCACTGTGCGGACCCGAAGAGTTCAATGATGAGGATAATGACAAATTGCCTATTGAATTACAG TACCTGCCCGAGACTAAGACACGAGAAACGGATCCAGATTTGCGTAAAATGCTCTTGGAATGTTTGCTACAACTTTGCGCCACTCGCCGCACCAGAGAGATTTTGCGTGCCAAAGGTGTCTATGAAATATTAAGGGAATACCACAAATGGGAAGCTAAACTTGGACGCGATAGCGAGTGCCTATTGGCCTGTGAAAACGTGGTGGACATTCTGATCAA GAAAGAGGATGAGATTGGTCTGGATAATTATAAAACTATTGAAGTATCAGCTGAGCAATCGGAAAAGTTTGTCCAAGAAGATGCTGCCTATGTGAAAAGTCTGTTAGATTAA
- the LOC6650701 gene encoding uncharacterized protein LOC6650701: protein MSEHSWSHYSHGAVPQGAIVAGHDSDGDTIYVGRAFYNNDLLPAKVIPNKGKAYVAYAREEVELESYEVLSGHNYVWLPAENGEVPHGAVRVGRNVDGEDLYAGRGYHAGALTVGKVHPSHGCLYIPYDSDEVKIFAYEVLSRRMEAR from the exons ATGAGTG AACACAGTTGGTCGCACTACAGCCACGGCGCTGTGCCACAGGGGGCCATTGTGGCTGGTCATGATTCAGATGGCGATACTATTTACGTTGGACGCGCATTCTATAACAATGATCTGCTGCCCGCTAAGGTGATCCCCAATAAGGGTAAGGCTTATGTCGCCTACGCCCGCGAAGAGGTTGAATTGGAAAGCTACGAAGTGCTAAGTGGACACAACTATGTATGGCTACCGGCTGAGAATGGTGAAGTTCCTCACGGAGCTGTGCGTGTGGGACGCAATGTCGATGGTGAGGATCTGTATGCCGGACGTGGCTATCACGCTGGTGCTTTGACCGTGGGCAAGGTGCACCCATCTCACGGTTGCCTCTACATTCCCTACGATTCCGATGAGGTTAAGATCTTTGCCTATGAGGTGCTCTCGCGTCGCATGGAGGCTAGATAA
- the LOC6650702 gene encoding uncharacterized protein LOC6650702: MASYTSLTAMEICGCLLLLLTMLFSSGYCIDCFKCVSYNGANKACDDPFHNNFSTAILESPCMGGRKGRDGLFPATACIKIAGYYDETGETITVRGCALDSGTLTTDTEIIRMSHCGKFYYDNKYVHGCLQSCSDADACNAASTQHVRPMVTAESVMRHLLSTLVLLLAPTWR, from the exons ATGGCATCCTACACATCCCTGACTGCAATGGAAATCTGCGGCTGTCTCCTCCTGCTACTTACCATGCTTTTCAGTAGTG GCTATTGTATAGACTGTTTCAAGTGCGTCTCGTATAATGGCGCCAATAAGGCCTGCGATGATCCATTTCATAATAATTTCTCAACCGCCATACTCGAATCGCCCTGTATGGGTGGTCGCAAGGGTCGTGATGGCTTATTCCCAGCGACCGCTTGCATTAAAATTGCCGGCTATTATG ATGAAACGGGCGAGACGATAACAGTGCGTGGATGTGCCCTGGACAGTGGCACATTGACCACGGACACAGAGATTATACGAATGTCGCATTGTGGCAAATTTTATTATGACAACAA atATGTACATGGTTGCCTCCAAAGCTGCAGTGATGCGGATGCCTGTAATGCAGCGTCAACGCAACATGTTCGCCCCATGGTTACGGCGGAGTCGGTTATGCGGCATCTGCTTAGCACCTTGGTTTTGCTGCTTGCCCCAACATGGAGGTAG